In the Mycolicibacterium thermoresistibile genome, one interval contains:
- a CDS encoding FAD/NAD(P)-binding protein, with translation MAPVSHRVRSRVAENRDSVTLVLEPVTDRLPAARPGQFMMLYAFGIGEIAISVSGDPTLTDGTFTHTIREVGAVSRALCHAGPGSTIGLRGPFGTDWGLSACAGRDLVIVAGGVGLAPLRPVVLGALAHRADYGRLVLIAGARFRDDFLFAADLTAWAADPALEVALTVDVPVQGWPGEVGLVTEPLRRLELDPTRTAAFLCGPEPMMRHSAAALLAKGVPAENIRVSLERNMQCGIGWCGHCQLGPLLLCRDGPVVGYDVAAPLLAVEEL, from the coding sequence ATGGCGCCGGTGTCCCACCGGGTGCGGTCGCGGGTGGCGGAGAACCGCGACTCGGTGACCCTGGTGCTCGAACCGGTCACCGATCGGCTGCCCGCCGCACGGCCCGGGCAGTTCATGATGCTGTACGCGTTCGGGATCGGTGAGATCGCGATCTCGGTGAGCGGCGATCCGACACTCACCGACGGCACGTTCACCCACACCATCCGCGAGGTCGGGGCGGTCAGCCGGGCGTTGTGCCACGCCGGGCCCGGCTCGACGATCGGGCTGCGCGGCCCGTTCGGCACCGACTGGGGTCTGTCCGCATGCGCCGGCCGCGATCTGGTCATCGTGGCCGGCGGGGTCGGGTTGGCGCCGCTGCGACCGGTCGTTCTCGGCGCGCTGGCCCACCGGGCCGACTACGGCCGGCTGGTGCTCATCGCCGGCGCCCGCTTTCGCGACGACTTCCTGTTCGCCGCCGACCTCACCGCCTGGGCGGCCGACCCCGCCCTCGAGGTGGCGCTGACCGTCGACGTGCCGGTGCAGGGCTGGCCCGGCGAGGTCGGACTGGTCACCGAACCGTTGCGACGGCTGGAACTCGACCCCACCCGCACCGCCGCATTCCTGTGCGGACCCGAGCCGATGATGCGGCACTCCGCGGCGGCGTTGCTCGCCAAAGGCGTACCGGCCGAAAACATCCGGGTGTCACTGGAACGCAACATGCAGTGCGGGATCGGCTGGTGCGGTCACTGTCAGCTCGGTCCGCTACTGCTGTGTCGGGACGGTCCGGTCGTCGGCTATGACGTCGCCGCTCCCCTGCTGGCCGTCGAGGAGCTGTAG
- a CDS encoding 4Fe-4S dicluster domain-containing protein, translating into MNTMVGETPDAGGGATAVLDPAGLEQLVRVLLARGYRVIGPTVSDNAIELAELRSADDLPRGWGVDVGPGHYRLRRRGDAALFGHSAGPQSWKQFLHPPRQLLWSSDDDTAAPDTPRYAFVGVRACDLSALAVLDGVLGRGTHPDQAFVDRLRRVFVVAVNCTEPGGLCFCASMGTGPAVGPGYDLALTERLDRDGPHYVVDVGTGDGADVLAEIAHRAATDDESSSARTDVAEAAEHMGRRMPPGDLRQLLIDSRESPHWQDVASRCLTCGNCTMVCPTCFCTSVSDTTDLAGAHAERWMEWASCFEFDFTYIHGGVVRQSGPSRYRHWLTHKLSSWHDQFGGSGCVGCGRCIAWCPTGIDITEEMWTLDRLRAGRTGAVHAEDPGPDHASDG; encoded by the coding sequence ATGAACACCATGGTCGGTGAGACACCGGACGCCGGGGGCGGTGCCACCGCGGTGCTCGACCCCGCCGGGCTGGAACAGTTGGTCCGTGTTCTGCTGGCGCGCGGCTACCGGGTGATCGGACCGACGGTGTCGGACAACGCGATCGAGCTGGCCGAACTGCGGTCGGCCGACGACCTGCCACGCGGCTGGGGCGTGGACGTCGGTCCCGGCCACTACCGGTTGCGTCGCCGCGGGGACGCCGCACTGTTCGGCCATTCGGCCGGACCGCAGTCGTGGAAACAGTTCCTGCATCCGCCCCGGCAGCTGTTGTGGTCCTCGGACGACGACACCGCAGCGCCGGACACCCCCCGGTACGCGTTCGTCGGGGTGCGGGCGTGCGATCTGTCGGCCCTCGCCGTCCTCGACGGGGTGCTGGGCCGCGGCACGCATCCGGATCAGGCGTTCGTCGACCGGCTGCGCCGGGTGTTCGTGGTGGCGGTGAACTGCACCGAACCCGGTGGGCTGTGCTTCTGCGCGTCGATGGGCACCGGTCCGGCGGTCGGACCGGGCTACGATCTCGCGCTGACCGAACGGCTGGACCGCGACGGCCCGCACTACGTCGTGGACGTCGGCACCGGCGACGGCGCCGACGTGCTGGCCGAGATCGCCCACCGCGCCGCCACCGACGACGAGAGCTCCTCGGCCCGAACAGATGTCGCCGAAGCCGCCGAGCACATGGGCCGACGGATGCCGCCCGGGGATCTGCGGCAGCTGCTGATCGACTCGCGGGAGTCCCCGCACTGGCAGGACGTCGCCAGCCGGTGCCTGACCTGCGGCAACTGCACCATGGTGTGCCCCACCTGTTTCTGCACCAGCGTGTCCGACACCACCGATCTGGCCGGCGCCCACGCCGAACGGTGGATGGAGTGGGCGTCCTGCTTCGAGTTCGACTTCACCTACATTCACGGCGGGGTGGTGCGGCAGTCCGGCCCGTCCCGGTACCGGCACTGGCTCACCCACAAACTGAGCTCCTGGCACGATCAGTTCGGCGGTTCCGGCTGTGTGGGGTGCGGGCGCTGTATCGCCTGGTGCCCCACCGGAATCGACATCACCGAGGAGATGTGGACGCTGGACCGGTTGCGGGCCGGGCGCACCGGCGCGGTCCACGCCGAAGACCCCGGTCCCGATCATGCGTCCGACGGTTGA